TGTCTTCAAGCATGTCGCTCTCGGTGTACGGCGTCAGCGCTTGACCGGGCCAAATCTGGAACGTGCTCGGCGGGTTCTCGTTGAGCACTCGGTTCTTGATGACCGTGTCGAGCGCACTCCCCGCGCCGCCGGGCGCGGGGTTGTTGTTCACGCTCGCGTCGGGGTACTCCTCCTGGAACCCTTCGAGGAGCGCGTTCAACGCGTCCTGTTCGCCGCCGGCGGTCCACCAGTGGACGATTTCGAGTTCTTCGCTGCTGGAACCGCTGTCTCCGCCACCGCTTTGGTTCCCGCTGCCACCGCTGCCGTTGCCGCCTTCGTTCTCGCCATCGGACCCCTGCGAACAGCCGGCCAGCGCCGTCACGCCTGCGGTACCGGCGAGACCAGTCAGTTTCAGATACGAGCGTCGGGAAACGGGCGTTTCATTGTCTGTCATGATGTATCCTCAACGATATACGCAGAGATATGTCCTCCATCGATAGTTAAGTATTGTCCCGGCTTTCTTCGGTTTCGAGTGAATTGTTATCATATATCGAAACAGACTCGGAAAACTACCCGACAGCGTCGCACACCTCTCGGAGCGTGTGAGCGGGCTGTCAGGGTATGCGAGTCCACAAGGCGGGCCGAAAGTCCGTCGCTCGTTTCGGGTGCGAGTCGGCCGGTATCGGTGGCTTTTACGCGCCACTCCACGTGAGGGCGACCATGAGCGACGAGTACCGAACGGAGCGGGACAGCCTCGGCGAGATGCAGGTACCGGCCGACGCGTACTGGGGCGCACAGACCCAGCGCGCCGTCGAGAACTTCCCCATCTCGGGCATCACTTTCGGGCGACGGTTCGTCCGCGCGCTCGGCGTCGTGAAGAAGGCCGCCGCGCAGGCCAACCGCGATCTCGGCCTGATTCCCGAAGAGAAAGCCGACGCCATCGTTGAGGCGGCCGACGAGGTCATCGCGGGCGACCACGACGACCAGTTCCCCGTCGACGTGTTCCAGACCGGCAGTGGCACGTCGTCGAACATGAACGCCAACGAGGTCATCGCCAACCGCGCCGCCGAGCTCGTCGGCGCCGAGATCGGATCCCGCGAGGTCCACCCGAACGACCACGTCAACTTCGGGCAGTCCTCGAACGACGTGATTCCGACGGCGATGCACGTTGCGGCGCTCGAAGCCGTCGAGAAGGATCTCATTCCGGCTCTGGACGAACTCGCCGAGGCGCTCGGCGAGAAGGAAGACGAGTTCGACGACGTCGTCAAGACGGGTCGGACGCATCTGCAGGACGCGACGCCCGTCCGCCTCGGGCAAGAGTTCGGCGGTTATCGGACGCAGATAGAGAAGGGCATCCGCCGCGTCGAGCACACCCGCGAACACCTCTCGGAGCTGGCGCTCGGCGGCACGGCGGTCGGAACGGGTCTCAACACCCACCCCGAGTTCCCCGAAAAGGCGGCGTCGTACATCTCCGAGGAGACGGGCATCGAGTTCCGCGAGGCCGACGACCACTTCGAGGCGCAGTCCGCCCACGACGCGATGGGCGAGGCTCACGGCGCGCTGCGAACGGTCGCGGGGTCGATGAACAAGATAGCGAACGACCTGCGACTTCTCGCATCGGGTCCGCGGAACGGTCTCGGCGAGATAGAGCAACCCGAGAATCAGCCCGGTAGCAGCATCATGCCCGGCAAAATCAACCCCGTGGTCGCTGAGGCGGTCAACCAGGTCCACAAGCAGGTCGTCGGCAACGACGCCGCCGTCGCCGCCGGGGCGGCGGAGGGACAGATCGACCTCAACCTCTACAAACCGGTGTTGGCGCACAACTTCCTCGAGTCGTCAGAACTGCTCTCGAACTCCGCGGAGGTGTTCGCCGACCGCTTCGTCCGCAAACTCGAAGCCAACGAGGAGTACACCGCCGAACAGGTCGAGCGCAGCATGGCACTGGCGACGGCGCTCAACCCCGCCATCGGCTACGACAAGGCGTCGAAGGTGGCCAAGAAAGCGCTCGCCGAGAACAAGACGGTCCGCGAAGTCGCCGTCGACGAGGGCTACCTAACAGAGGAGGAGGCCGACGAGGTGCTCGACCCCGAGAAGATGACCCACCGCGGCATCCTCGGCGACGACTGAGCGAACGAAACTGGGGCCCGTTCCCGTCGGCGAGCGACACCTGACCGCACGCAACACAGTGTCGAGGAGACGAAACCGACAGACGGCGACACGACGTGCGAACAGTTCACGAAACGGGCGAAAAGCGACATCTTGATGGGGTGTGCGGGTGATTTTCCCGCCATGGTCGGGATGAACGTTCTACGCGAGTCGAAGGGTCGCGACGTATTGCTGTGCCGAA
This genomic stretch from Haloprofundus salilacus harbors:
- a CDS encoding class II fumarate hydratase, which encodes MSDEYRTERDSLGEMQVPADAYWGAQTQRAVENFPISGITFGRRFVRALGVVKKAAAQANRDLGLIPEEKADAIVEAADEVIAGDHDDQFPVDVFQTGSGTSSNMNANEVIANRAAELVGAEIGSREVHPNDHVNFGQSSNDVIPTAMHVAALEAVEKDLIPALDELAEALGEKEDEFDDVVKTGRTHLQDATPVRLGQEFGGYRTQIEKGIRRVEHTREHLSELALGGTAVGTGLNTHPEFPEKAASYISEETGIEFREADDHFEAQSAHDAMGEAHGALRTVAGSMNKIANDLRLLASGPRNGLGEIEQPENQPGSSIMPGKINPVVAEAVNQVHKQVVGNDAAVAAGAAEGQIDLNLYKPVLAHNFLESSELLSNSAEVFADRFVRKLEANEEYTAEQVERSMALATALNPAIGYDKASKVAKKALAENKTVREVAVDEGYLTEEEADEVLDPEKMTHRGILGDD